GGGAGACGATGTGCCCGGTGGCCGACGCGTCGACCACGATCAGGTCGTAGGTGTCGCGGAGCACCTCCCAGCAGAACTTCCCGACGGTGAGGATCTCCTTCACGCCGGGGGCGGCGTTGGCGACGAAGTCGAAGGACCGGGCGAGCGGCCCGATGCGGGCCAGCAGGGGCACCTTGAGCTGGAGCCGCAGGTACTCCTTCAGCGACGCCTCGGTGTCCATCGACATGGCGAAGAGGTTGGGTTGGAGCTCCCGCGGCTCGAACCCGGTGGGGCCGGTCTCGAAGAAGTCGGCCAGGTTGCCCTTGGCGTCGACCTCGCCCACGAGGGTCCGCCGCCCCTGCTGCGCGCTGAGAAGGGCCAGCGCGGCGGCCACGGTGGTCTTGCCGACGCCGCCCTTGCCGGTGACGAACAGCAGGCGGCGGTCGAGGAGGCCGAGGGGCACGGCCGGCTGGCCCCCGCTACGGCGAGCCGAAGCCGATGCGGCGCTCGCTGTCGGGCCCGCCGATCTCGACGTAGGCCACCTTGTCCGACGGGACGCCGACGGCCCGGCCCCGCCGGTCGGTGAGC
The DNA window shown above is from Acidimicrobiales bacterium and carries:
- a CDS encoding ArsA family ATPase, which encodes MPLGLLDRRLLFVTGKGGVGKTTVAAALALLSAQQGRRTLVGEVDAKGNLADFFETGPTGFEPRELQPNLFAMSMDTEASLKEYLRLQLKVPLLARIGPLARSFDFVANAAPGVKEILTVGKFCWEVLRDTYDLIVVDASATGHIVSQLSAPQAIQELVQVGLVREQTGWLIDVLSDPERTGAVIVAAPEEMPVNETLELA